A region of the Excalfactoria chinensis isolate bCotChi1 unplaced genomic scaffold, bCotChi1.hap2 Scaffold_85, whole genome shotgun sequence genome:
TTACATTAAAGGAATAGCATCCTGCACCCTAAATTGAAAAAGCCAGACAGAACCAGGCTACTTCTATCAAACATGATGGGGTAAAAGGGACAGAATGAGGAAGACATTGAGTGTTTGCAAGGAAGATGCCTGATTTCATCCCCACGACCACTGCAGGAAGAACCCAGCTACAAACAGCGCATGTGCCAGAGGGAGGAACAGAACGTAAATGAgttcctggaaaataatgaatatgtagATGAGTTCCAGGAGATCTGCTGAATATGGATCAGCGTGACAGTAAAATaagtaacacttctgcttgctggtgtgCAAGGAAGGACTGATCCCCTTTGCACCCTGTGCCAAATACATGCATTCCTGCATTAAAACCTAACTCCAGGTTAGAGAGGTTGTTTCCTCAACTCCAAACCATGCTTCTGGAATCAGTCTGTCCAGTTTATCTGACATCCAAGAGCCTTTTTCAGAGATGACCCTGCTGTCTATCAGGAACATTCAGCTCAGGAGCCCCAGGGAAATCTCCAGAGGAAGcactgaggaagagaaactcaaatactctggtgtgctgagctgggctgggctcctggggcacagggagctcataaaagaggatggtgctgcagagacggctgtgcccaggagcagatctcgtgcacagcacagcctgcaggtgacagaaggagaggagagaaaggggagagagcttccaggatgtgtATGCAGTGAGCAGGCTCAGAGCatgctgcaggagcattgctgacAGACAATGACATggtaagtctcacttcaggcTATACAGATGctattcatagagggttaactataaCTGTGaaatcccatagcagatctggctgcaggcactgcatgtttcattagagtggaaaaagccttctgctccagctgagggcttccgtgcttcagcatcagagcacagccctgagggctgcgtgtcccagcacggctgcaggctgtgcatgtggggctgcaggcgggtgcccagggctgtcctgcagagcagggtccctgctgtgccccaggggctgtgtgccggctatgggactctgccgcctgccaggctcagcactcagcctgcccggtgagttgcccagggtgctgcggggagacgtgttggggggggaaggagccccccggtagaaaggcttgtgctgccacagctgctgcctggggcagggggatcacagctccactgcacaactgaatgtttctaAGAGTTCTTTGCAAGAGGACAGCCTAGCCTAGACCGGGACTTTCCATCTCCTGTTCTTAGGGAAGGCAAGAAGGATTGtaggcagaaatctaaaatggGCTGCCTCATctggacacagctctgagatTCCTGAAATTCTCTTCAGtctattgtttgttttgagagCAGTCACATGTGTTGtgtttcagcttcttctctCTCAAAGGGTGGAATTAGTTGAAATTATTATCATTTCCTCTTGACAAGAATAATGCACTTATCTTGCAAACAGGCATGTTTATCCTATAGATACTGAAAGGAACAGAGGTTGGGTTTGGGGGCTCTAAGAGCTGTGTGGGAAAAGATATGAGACAAGAAACAGATGAGAATAACCACGGAGATGGGATAAGATTAGAAGATGATAGGAAGGCTACAACTCCATATGCTTCTTCTGATAAGGCaatgttgaacttcatgaaatgaaattgAAGTTATGGTGCTAAATGAACAATGTCAAAGGAGAATTAAAAGATTTCATAATACAGCAGAAagagtgtctctgagaatggtttGAACCTGttattatcttctgcactctgaacaggactccaagcccaggaacagcagatgtccaacagcagctccatcagcgagttcctcctgctgccgttggcagacacgcggcagctgcagctcctgcacttctggctcttgctgggcatctacctggctgccctcctgggcaacggcctcatcagcacagccgtagcctgcgaccgccgcctgcacacccccatgtacttcttcctgctcaacctggccctcctcgacctgggctgcatctccaccactctccccaaagccatggccaacgccctctgggacaccagggccatctcctatgcaggatgtgctgcacaggtcttcttcttctttttcttcatgtcagcagagtattctcttctcaccatcatgtcctatgaccgctacgttgccatctgcaagcccctgcactacgggaccttgatggacagcagagcttgtgccaccatggcagcagctgcctgggggaCTGGGGTTCtcatttccctgctgcacactgccagtacgttttcactgcctctctgccaaggcaatgttgtcaaccagtttttctgtgaggtcccccagatcctcaagctctcctgctcagcctcctatctcagggaagttgtgcttctcttttttggttccagtttagtctttgggtgctttgttttcatagttgtgtcctatgtgcagatcttcaagaccgtgctgaggatgccctctgagcagggaaggcacaaagccttctccacgtgcctccctcacctggctgtggtctcttTGCTTGTCATCACTGGcatttttgcctacctgaaacccccctctctctcttccccatccatggacctgctggtggcacttctgtactctgtggtacctccagcagtgaaccccctcatctacagcatgaggagccaggaagtcaaggatgcagtgatgaaaatgatgacaaaatgtGTTTCACAAATATTGAACTGCCCTTCTTttagaattcatgctttttaCTGATGcaaactctttgtttctttttgttttgatcagtttttataactgtaatgtattaaaacttattcttttttattttatacatatatatatatatatatatactgcaaTGCTATTCACTAAAACAACATTATTCAAGTCAATTACTCTTTAACTTGTAACTTCATAGTGTAGCCCAGATGCACTGTACAtaatgaaccaggctctctgtgaacctTAAAGGAtgtgcagtgactctgtctgtcctccttcttgtgagacatttctggagctgctggagatggatgTTCtaagaaacccacagtccagcaggaagcacacggcTGTTCATCAAGCTGTGCGGTGACTTCATCCTGCAACAGCTGATGGGCtatccctgggctcctggctgggttctgtgctttcaggttcacgtctgtcagtgcctctgtgtgTTGGTGTTGTGATTTCTATTGTTGATATTCCACCACAGAtcatcatgcagaacagtggaagttaaagagttaatgtcctctttctgtgttaccactgtttggggcattttgggttcccgGTTGGGGGTTGTGGGGTCGGCATCCCCAGGGGACGTggcatgaagaggaagcagggtgGGACTCTGGTGAAGGCTTTAGGGCCGCTGATGACTTTACGATCTTGACTCCCTAGATGTTCGCAGCTAGGCCAGTTACCAAAGTGACACCAAGGAGATGAGAggtaaaatggcgatttattcaagcaaacacacacttatataaactatgccTTTCAAATACGCCTACTACCTTGTACACGTCActgatccttccagaaatggggGAGGGCCTGCCACGTAACAGCCCGATAttccccgtatttcgcctaatacacaacatctccccctccccatgctaagaAAGCCTAAATTGTTACAATACTCAACACTATAAACCCACTAATACACCCAACTAATAAACCCCATTCATTCCTAATACCTAATCCCTAATTCTTACCCTAAAGCCTATCCTGCATCTTATGATATTCtatttgtgtgaaaataatcttttcagcCAAACACTGTAAGCAACCTAGCAAGCAGTGAAATACACATGGCACACACAACACTAATGCAAAAAGCATAAGAAGCCCTACAACTAACATCTTAAGCAACTGCTTGAACCATGGTGCAATTTTATCAAACCAACTCTCCAACCAATCCCCAAAAGGATCATCCTGTATTCCAGTTTT
Encoded here:
- the LOC140265401 gene encoding olfactory receptor 14J1-like is translated as MSNSSSISEFLLLPLADTRQLQLLHFWLLLGIYLAALLGNGLISTAVACDRRLHTPMYFFLLNLALLDLGCISTTLPKAMANALWDTRAISYAGCAAQVFFFFFFMSAEYSLLTIMSYDRYVAICKPLHYGTLMDSRACATMAAAAWGTGVLISLLHTASTFSLPLCQGNVVNQFFCEVPQILKLSCSASYLREVVLLFFGSSLVFGCFVFIVVSYVQIFKTVLRMPSEQGRHKAFSTCLPHLAVVSLLVITGIFAYLKPPSLSSPSMDLLVALLYSVVPPAVNPLIYSMRSQEVKDAVMKMMTKCVSQILNCPSFRIHAFY